In the genome of Ensifer adhaerens, one region contains:
- a CDS encoding alcohol dehydrogenase, with protein sequence MKAVYFERFCEPPRIANLPDPVPGADAVVVKIEATGLCRSDWHGWMGHDSDIVLPHVPGHELAGTVVATGRNVLRWKKGDRVTVPFVSGCGRCAECASGNQQVCERQFQPGFTAWGSFAEYCSIDYADANLVRLPESMDFATAAGLGCRFVTSFRAVVDQARVQPGEWVAVHGCGGVGLSAIMIANAMGANVAAVDLSDDKLEFAKKLGAAVTVNARNVGDVPAAIRELTSGGAHVSVDALGHPTTLSNSILCLRRRGRHVQVGLLLADQSRPQVPMDRVIGWELEIKGSHGMQAHRYGAMFSMIETGKLKPELMIGRTLSLDEAPQALMAMDRFDGVGIGVITRF encoded by the coding sequence ATGAAAGCCGTCTATTTCGAACGATTCTGCGAACCGCCGCGCATTGCCAATCTCCCAGACCCGGTGCCCGGCGCTGATGCCGTCGTCGTCAAGATCGAGGCGACAGGGCTTTGCCGCTCCGATTGGCACGGCTGGATGGGCCATGACAGTGATATCGTGCTGCCGCATGTGCCGGGACACGAACTCGCCGGAACCGTTGTCGCCACCGGCCGCAACGTGCTGCGCTGGAAGAAGGGTGACCGCGTTACCGTGCCCTTCGTCTCGGGCTGCGGCCGCTGCGCCGAATGCGCCTCCGGCAATCAGCAGGTCTGCGAGAGACAGTTCCAGCCGGGCTTCACCGCCTGGGGTTCTTTCGCCGAATATTGCTCGATCGACTATGCCGACGCCAACCTCGTGCGCCTGCCGGAGAGCATGGATTTCGCCACCGCCGCCGGTCTAGGCTGCCGCTTCGTCACGTCGTTCCGCGCCGTGGTCGATCAGGCCCGTGTCCAGCCCGGTGAATGGGTCGCCGTCCACGGCTGTGGCGGCGTTGGCCTCTCCGCCATCATGATCGCCAATGCCATGGGCGCGAATGTCGCGGCCGTCGATCTGTCGGATGACAAGCTGGAATTTGCGAAGAAACTGGGTGCGGCTGTCACGGTCAATGCCCGTAATGTCGGCGACGTACCGGCCGCTATCCGAGAGCTCACCTCAGGCGGCGCGCATGTATCTGTCGATGCGCTCGGTCACCCGACGACCCTGTCGAATTCCATCCTGTGCCTGCGCCGCCGTGGTCGCCATGTGCAGGTCGGTCTTCTGCTCGCCGACCAGTCGCGCCCGCAGGTCCCGATGGATCGCGTCATCGGCTGGGAGCTGGAAATCAAGGGCAGCCACGGCATGCAGGCGCATCGCTATGGCGCGATGTTCTCGATGATCGAGACGGGCAAGCTGAAGCCCGAACTGATGATTGGCCGCACACTCAGCCTCGACGAAGCGCCACAGGCCCTGATGGCCATGGACCGCTTCGACGGCGTCGGCATTGGCGTCATCACGCGCTTCTGA
- a CDS encoding aspartyl/glutamyl-tRNA(Asn/Gln) amidotransferase subunit B, whose product MTIVDVRTPDPKRLIPGATGDWEVVIGMEVHAQVLSKSKLFSGSSTEFGRPENTNVSLVDAAMPGMLPVINEECVKQAVRTGLGLKAQINHRSIFDRKNYFYPDLPQGYQISQFKDPIVGEGKIVISLGPDRQGNFEDIEIGIERLHLEQDAGKLMHDQHPTSTYVDLNRTGVALMEIVSKPDMRSADEAKAYMTKLRSIVRYLGTCDGNMDEGSMRADVNVSVRKPGGEFGTRCEIKNVNSIRFIGQAIDYEARRQIAILEDGGSIDQETRLFDAGKGETRSMRSKEDAHDYRYFPDPDLLPLEFDNAFVAELLKDLPELPDDKKERFVKDLSLTVYDASVLVSEKAIAAYFEAVAEGRDAKIAANWVINDLLGALNKAGKDIEETPVSPAQLGGILDLIKDGTISGKLAKDLFEIVFNEGGDPAKIVEERGMKQVTDTGAIEKAVDEIIAANPDQVAKVVAKPSLAGWFVGQVMKATGGKANPQTVQALVKAKLGIEE is encoded by the coding sequence ATGACCATTGTCGATGTCCGCACGCCCGATCCGAAACGCCTCATCCCCGGCGCCACCGGCGACTGGGAAGTCGTGATCGGCATGGAAGTCCATGCGCAGGTCCTCTCCAAGTCCAAGCTGTTCTCCGGCTCGTCGACCGAGTTCGGCCGCCCGGAGAATACCAATGTCTCGCTGGTCGACGCCGCGATGCCAGGCATGCTGCCGGTGATCAACGAAGAATGCGTCAAGCAGGCGGTGCGCACTGGGTTGGGCCTGAAGGCCCAGATCAACCATCGCTCGATCTTCGACCGCAAGAACTACTTCTATCCCGACCTGCCGCAGGGCTATCAGATTTCGCAATTCAAGGACCCGATCGTTGGCGAGGGCAAGATCGTCATCTCGCTCGGCCCCGACCGCCAGGGCAATTTCGAGGATATCGAAATCGGCATCGAGCGCCTGCATCTCGAACAGGATGCCGGCAAGCTGATGCATGACCAGCATCCGACCTCGACCTATGTCGACCTCAACCGCACCGGCGTGGCGCTGATGGAAATCGTCTCCAAGCCGGACATGCGCTCGGCCGACGAGGCCAAGGCCTATATGACGAAGCTGCGCTCCATCGTGCGCTATCTCGGCACCTGCGACGGCAACATGGACGAAGGCTCCATGCGCGCCGACGTCAACGTTTCCGTCCGCAAGCCGGGCGGTGAATTCGGCACGCGCTGCGAAATCAAGAACGTCAACTCCATCCGCTTCATCGGTCAGGCCATCGACTACGAAGCCCGCCGCCAGATCGCTATCCTGGAAGACGGTGGCTCGATCGACCAGGAAACCCGCCTGTTCGACGCCGGCAAGGGCGAAACGCGCTCGATGCGCTCCAAGGAAGATGCGCATGACTATCGGTACTTCCCCGATCCGGACCTGCTGCCGCTGGAATTCGACAACGCCTTTGTTGCCGAACTCCTGAAGGACCTGCCGGAACTGCCCGATGACAAGAAGGAGCGTTTCGTCAAGGATCTCAGCCTCACCGTCTACGACGCCTCCGTGCTTGTTTCGGAAAAGGCGATTGCCGCCTATTTCGAGGCCGTGGCCGAAGGCCGCGACGCCAAGATTGCGGCCAACTGGGTCATCAACGACCTGTTGGGCGCCTTGAACAAAGCCGGCAAAGACATTGAAGAGACTCCGGTTTCTCCCGCCCAGCTCGGCGGTATTCTGGACCTCATCAAGGACGGCACCATCTCGGGCAAGCTCGCCAAGGACCTCTTCGAAATCGTCTTCAATGAAGGCGGCGATCCGGCGAAAATCGTCGAAGAGCGCGGCATGAAACAGGTCACCGACACCGGCGCGATCGAAAAGGCCGTCGATGAAATCATCGCCGCCAACCCCGATCAGGTGGCCAAGGTCGTCGCCAAGCCGTCGCTCGCCGGCTGGTTCGTCGGTCAGGTCATGAAGGCAACCGGCGGCAAGGCCAACCCGCAGACTGTTCAGGCCCTCGTCAAGGCCAAGCTGGGGATCGAGGAATAA
- a CDS encoding negative transcriptional regulator, PaiB family (manually curated), whose amino-acid sequence MYIPSAFSIADRFDLFDMIRKCELATFMTAGPEGPMVTPLPMLLDDCEGKFGTLYGHVARANPHWRSPVLGDAVALFSGRDAYVSPGWYGSKGDHGKVVPTWNYEIIEARGPVEFFDDKARLLDLVSRLTDLHENRRGMHWRVDDAPADFIEMQLRAIVGVRLPITSLQGKRKMSQNRNAEDRAGVVQGLSASQNEDDRAVARLIPV is encoded by the coding sequence ATGTATATACCTTCCGCCTTCTCTATCGCTGATCGCTTCGATCTCTTCGACATGATCCGCAAATGCGAACTTGCAACCTTCATGACCGCAGGACCAGAGGGTCCGATGGTGACGCCGCTCCCCATGCTGCTGGACGACTGCGAAGGCAAGTTCGGCACACTTTATGGTCACGTTGCCCGGGCCAACCCGCATTGGCGCTCGCCGGTCCTGGGCGATGCGGTCGCGCTGTTCAGCGGACGGGATGCCTATGTCTCGCCTGGCTGGTACGGCTCGAAGGGCGATCACGGCAAAGTGGTTCCAACATGGAACTATGAGATAATCGAAGCACGAGGACCAGTCGAGTTCTTTGATGACAAGGCGCGCCTGCTTGATCTCGTATCGCGGCTGACGGACCTGCACGAAAATCGGCGGGGCATGCATTGGCGCGTCGATGATGCTCCCGCCGACTTCATCGAGATGCAACTGCGCGCCATTGTGGGCGTGCGCTTGCCCATCACCTCGCTTCAGGGCAAGAGGAAGATGAGCCAGAACCGCAATGCCGAGGATCGCGCCGGTGTCGTCCAGGGGCTCAGCGCCAGCCAAAACGAAGATGACCGCGCGGTCGCGCGCCTCATTCCTGTCTGA
- a CDS encoding L-ascorbate metabolism protein UlaG, beta-lactamase superfamily, translating to MKITWLGHSAFRLDTAKAKILIDPFFTGNPGFQGLDAKDATKDITHILLTHGHSDHVGDTLQIAADTGATVVGNFDLCMWLAHKGLKNFSPGNTGGTIGMEGFTVTFTNALHSSAQITEDGVSHALGNPNGLVLHFDDEPSLFHMGDTDIFSDMGLINELHQPDIGIVPIGDRFTMGGAVAALAAQRFFNFKTAIPCHYGSFPIIDQTADKFIAGLDGTKTKVEAPKPGGSVEV from the coding sequence ATGAAAATCACCTGGCTCGGCCATTCGGCTTTCCGCCTCGACACGGCCAAGGCGAAGATCCTCATCGACCCCTTCTTCACCGGCAACCCGGGCTTTCAAGGCCTCGACGCCAAGGATGCGACCAAGGATATCACCCACATCCTGCTGACCCATGGTCATAGCGACCATGTCGGCGATACGCTGCAGATCGCGGCTGACACCGGGGCGACAGTTGTCGGCAATTTCGACCTCTGCATGTGGCTCGCCCACAAGGGCCTGAAGAACTTTTCGCCGGGCAATACCGGCGGCACGATCGGCATGGAAGGCTTCACCGTCACGTTCACGAACGCGCTTCACTCATCCGCGCAGATTACGGAAGACGGCGTTTCCCACGCGCTCGGCAACCCGAATGGCCTTGTCCTGCATTTCGATGACGAGCCGTCGCTGTTCCACATGGGCGACACGGATATCTTCTCCGACATGGGCCTGATCAACGAGTTGCACCAGCCCGATATCGGTATCGTGCCGATCGGCGACCGCTTCACCATGGGCGGTGCAGTTGCTGCCCTTGCCGCACAGCGCTTCTTCAACTTCAAGACCGCGATCCCCTGCCACTACGGCTCGTTCCCGATCATCGACCAGACGGCGGACAAGTTCATCGCCGGCCTCGACGGCACGAAGACCAAGGTGGAAGCCCCGAAGCCCGGCGGCAGCGTCGAGGTCTGA
- a CDS encoding putative holliday junction resolvase, protein MTIITLEELAENLPLGQPIAGLDLGTKTIGLSLSDIGLRFATPRPVIKRVKFGPDAEALLAFAVKEKVAAFVIGLPMNMDGSAGPRVQATRAFVRNMEANTALPFIYWDERLSTVAAERALLEMDVSRAKRAERIDSAAASFILQGALDRLSSLRRAASGEG, encoded by the coding sequence ATGACCATCATCACCCTCGAAGAACTTGCAGAGAACCTGCCACTCGGCCAGCCGATTGCCGGGCTTGATCTCGGCACGAAGACGATCGGGCTATCGCTCTCGGATATCGGCCTGCGTTTTGCGACACCGCGCCCCGTGATCAAGCGGGTTAAGTTCGGGCCGGACGCGGAGGCGCTTCTCGCCTTTGCGGTCAAGGAAAAGGTTGCGGCCTTCGTCATCGGCCTGCCGATGAACATGGACGGCAGTGCGGGCCCTCGCGTTCAGGCCACCCGCGCCTTCGTGCGCAACATGGAGGCGAACACCGCCCTGCCCTTCATTTACTGGGACGAACGGCTTTCGACAGTGGCGGCCGAGCGGGCACTCTTGGAAATGGATGTGTCGAGAGCCAAGCGGGCCGAGCGGATCGATTCCGCGGCTGCGTCCTTCATTCTCCAGGGCGCGTTGGACAGGTTGTCGTCCCTGCGCAGGGCCGCCTCCGGCGAGGGCTGA
- a CDS encoding transcriptional regulator, TetR family, translating to MTATAAEILEAPAAPEKELPVRDRAQTQARIFQAGRTLLAEGGFQAFGVNAVARKAGCDKQLIYRYFGGLDGLVDAIGEDLAGWVTQHVPEDQGGRFLLTYGDLMERLAELYADALRADPLMRRILVWELSENSPHIARMADARAKGIAQWIERMRGSLTPPKGADTVALNAVVIAAVQQLVLAAETSGSFAGLPLKSQKDWARAVTAIARMARAAYA from the coding sequence ATGACTGCGACCGCTGCCGAAATCCTTGAAGCGCCTGCTGCCCCTGAAAAGGAACTGCCCGTGCGCGACCGCGCGCAAACGCAGGCGCGTATTTTTCAGGCGGGCAGGACGCTTCTGGCCGAGGGCGGGTTTCAGGCGTTTGGGGTCAACGCGGTTGCCCGCAAGGCCGGCTGCGACAAGCAGCTCATCTACCGCTACTTCGGCGGGCTCGACGGGCTGGTGGATGCGATCGGCGAAGATCTGGCCGGCTGGGTCACGCAGCATGTTCCGGAAGATCAGGGCGGGCGCTTCCTGCTGACATACGGCGACCTGATGGAGCGTCTGGCGGAACTTTATGCCGACGCGCTGCGCGCCGATCCGCTGATGCGGCGCATTCTTGTCTGGGAACTCTCCGAGAACTCGCCCCACATCGCCCGCATGGCGGACGCCCGCGCCAAGGGTATCGCGCAATGGATCGAGCGCATGCGCGGCTCGCTGACGCCACCAAAGGGGGCAGACACGGTCGCGCTCAATGCCGTCGTGATCGCAGCCGTCCAGCAACTGGTTCTGGCGGCGGAAACGTCTGGCAGTTTCGCGGGCCTGCCGCTGAAGTCGCAGAAGGATTGGGCAAGAGCCGTCACCGCGATCGCCCGCATGGCCCGCGCTGCCTACGCCTGA
- a CDS encoding Ribosomal protein S18 acetylase RimI: MFFIRSAGEQDLKRVQTLLAETWRDTYVPFHGDHVVEAMIEQWHSPGSLKQRLGRPDSEFLVADDGRQLAGMAYAAMSRKTPKVANLHQLYVHPLWQGQGIGTDLFAEIETCFPDADRMQLEVTVENERAIAFYSKVGFREIGRIENVGPPGAKMPAILMEKSLSF, from the coding sequence ATGTTCTTCATCCGCTCCGCCGGCGAACAGGACCTGAAGAGGGTACAGACGCTGCTGGCGGAGACCTGGCGCGATACGTATGTGCCATTCCATGGTGATCACGTTGTCGAAGCGATGATCGAACAGTGGCATTCGCCGGGCTCGCTGAAACAGCGGCTAGGCCGTCCGGATTCGGAGTTTTTGGTCGCCGATGACGGCCGCCAGCTCGCCGGCATGGCCTATGCCGCCATGTCGCGCAAGACGCCGAAGGTCGCCAACCTGCATCAGCTCTATGTCCATCCGCTCTGGCAGGGGCAGGGGATCGGCACGGATCTCTTTGCCGAGATCGAGACCTGCTTTCCTGATGCCGACCGCATGCAGCTGGAAGTCACGGTGGAGAACGAGCGCGCTATTGCCTTCTACTCCAAGGTGGGCTTCCGCGAGATCGGCCGCATCGAGAATGTCGGCCCACCGGGTGCGAAGATGCCCGCCATCCTGATGGAAAAAAGCCTCAGCTTCTGA
- a CDS encoding ribosomal-protein-alanine N-acetyltransferase produces the protein MVTIRNARADEADVLAAIGFRAWDSTSEGWGDAEDIRESAIRAFEFFTRNNWLSIDVAERVGQVLGWGAREKLDNSITDIWVDPVFQRQGVGAALLAHLEEEIAAHGHETVLTQVHSENSAALAFFRKAGYGVSWMTTAWSPKLDRDVDTVGLVKRLVEEKTGSGYSEF, from the coding sequence ATGGTCACGATACGCAATGCGCGTGCGGACGAAGCGGACGTTCTGGCGGCCATCGGCTTCCGGGCGTGGGATTCGACGTCCGAAGGCTGGGGCGATGCGGAGGATATTCGCGAAAGTGCCATCCGTGCCTTCGAGTTTTTCACTCGAAACAACTGGCTCTCCATCGATGTCGCCGAACGCGTCGGGCAGGTGCTGGGCTGGGGCGCCCGCGAAAAGCTCGACAACAGCATTACGGATATCTGGGTCGATCCCGTCTTTCAGCGCCAAGGCGTCGGTGCCGCTCTGCTGGCGCATCTGGAGGAGGAGATCGCAGCGCATGGCCACGAGACGGTGCTGACGCAGGTGCATTCGGAAAACTCGGCGGCACTGGCCTTCTTCCGCAAGGCCGGCTATGGCGTGTCGTGGATGACGACGGCATGGTCACCCAAGCTCGACCGCGATGTCGACACGGTCGGGTTGGTCAAGCGGTTGGTCGAGGAGAAGACCGGAAGCGGCTACAGCGAGTTCTGA
- a CDS encoding Type IV secretory pathway, VirJ component, producing the protein MNYRNCLLAGLASILAVQADPSLADDNSGYDTGLIPSPHIALPTGGVKSMVFLLSGPDGWTKTDDDRLNDLVSSGAAVVGIDYKAYIASLAKDSDDCIYMISDIESLSQQVQRRAGDSAYHAPVLAGEGASGALVLAMIAQSPPATIGEAIAVDPTAEIPLTKQLCTPATKQPTPNGYIYALTDDDLPAPVTVVETPNGAADGKANVAAIVAAHPDVKVVQADRNDGSLLVSTVKQNMAEGDAASNDLGLPLTELDATPKMDTMAIFYSGDGGWRDIDSEVGQYFQSQGIPTVGLDALRYFWSKKDQASTAKDLARIIEAYRKKWKVRNVLLVGYSFGADVLPSAYDMLPAADKAVVKQMSLLALTKSVDYEISVSGWFGAEGSYQGGTTLDAVAKIDPKLIQCIYGTDDDDAVCSQLKSKGIDVVELPGDHHFDDAYDKVGEVIISALQKRLK; encoded by the coding sequence ATGAACTATCGAAACTGCCTGCTGGCGGGGCTTGCCTCGATTCTTGCGGTCCAAGCGGATCCGTCGCTTGCTGACGACAACAGCGGCTACGATACGGGGCTTATCCCCTCGCCGCACATCGCGCTGCCGACAGGGGGTGTCAAATCGATGGTCTTTCTTCTGTCCGGCCCCGACGGCTGGACGAAGACGGATGACGACAGGCTGAACGATCTTGTCTCGTCCGGCGCAGCCGTCGTTGGCATCGACTACAAGGCCTATATCGCCTCCCTTGCCAAGGATAGCGACGACTGCATCTACATGATCTCCGACATCGAGTCGCTATCCCAGCAGGTTCAGCGTCGCGCTGGCGACAGTGCCTATCACGCGCCCGTGCTTGCCGGCGAAGGAGCAAGCGGCGCGCTGGTGCTGGCCATGATTGCCCAGTCCCCGCCCGCCACGATCGGAGAAGCCATTGCCGTCGATCCTACGGCGGAGATTCCGCTGACCAAGCAGCTCTGCACTCCGGCGACTAAGCAACCGACACCGAACGGCTATATCTATGCGCTCACCGACGACGACCTGCCGGCGCCCGTCACGGTGGTGGAAACCCCGAACGGAGCCGCAGACGGCAAGGCGAACGTGGCTGCCATCGTGGCGGCGCATCCGGACGTCAAGGTGGTCCAGGCCGACAGGAATGACGGCTCGCTGCTGGTTTCGACGGTGAAACAGAATATGGCCGAGGGAGATGCGGCCTCCAACGACCTTGGCCTGCCCCTGACCGAACTCGATGCGACCCCGAAGATGGACACGATGGCCATCTTCTATTCCGGTGACGGCGGCTGGCGCGACATCGACAGCGAAGTCGGCCAGTATTTCCAGTCACAGGGCATTCCGACGGTGGGCCTGGATGCGCTTCGCTATTTCTGGTCAAAGAAGGATCAAGCCTCGACGGCGAAGGATCTGGCGAGAATCATCGAAGCCTATCGCAAGAAGTGGAAGGTCAGGAACGTCCTTCTCGTCGGCTATTCCTTTGGCGCGGACGTCCTCCCCTCCGCCTATGACATGCTCCCGGCTGCGGACAAGGCTGTCGTTAAGCAGATGTCGCTGCTCGCACTGACCAAGTCCGTCGACTACGAGATTTCGGTCTCGGGATGGTTCGGCGCGGAGGGTAGCTATCAGGGCGGCACGACGCTCGATGCCGTCGCCAAGATCGATCCCAAGCTCATCCAGTGCATCTACGGCACGGACGATGATGACGCGGTCTGCTCCCAGCTGAAAAGCAAGGGCATCGACGTGGTCGAACTGCCGGGCGACCACCACTTCGATGATGCCTATGACAAGGTGGGAGAAGTGATCATCAGCGCGCTGCAAAAGCGGCTTAAGTGA
- a CDS encoding glyoxylase I family protein: MKQKIIRKIAHVCIFAKDIDATAAWYSRVLGFDKVFNFTRDGRVFGYYLDAGGDTHIEVFENPEAEYSKRNQINHICFEVVNMDEAIAHISDCGVEASAKSHGCDDTWQSWITDPNGVRIELFEYTPKSAQFTGGDRVAHW; encoded by the coding sequence ATGAAACAGAAAATCATCCGCAAGATCGCCCATGTCTGCATCTTTGCGAAGGATATCGATGCGACGGCGGCATGGTATTCCCGCGTTCTCGGCTTTGACAAGGTCTTCAACTTCACCCGCGACGGCCGAGTTTTCGGCTACTATCTCGACGCCGGCGGCGACACCCATATCGAGGTCTTCGAGAATCCGGAGGCTGAATATTCCAAGCGCAACCAGATCAATCACATCTGCTTTGAAGTGGTAAACATGGACGAGGCAATCGCCCATATCAGCGATTGCGGGGTGGAAGCATCCGCCAAGTCCCACGGCTGCGACGACACTTGGCAGAGCTGGATCACCGACCCGAACGGCGTGCGCATCGAGCTTTTCGAATATACGCCGAAAAGCGCGCAATTCACCGGCGGCGACCGAGTCGCGCATTGGTGA
- a CDS encoding aspartyl/glutamyl-tRNA(Asn/Gln) amidotransferase subunit C: MSVDLATVKRVARLSRLAVSEEEAQKMMGELNGILGFVEQLSEVNVKDVEPMTSVTPMVMRKRADVVNDGDKAADIVANAPSTTENFFMVPKVVE; encoded by the coding sequence ATGTCCGTCGACCTCGCCACCGTTAAGCGCGTTGCGCGCCTTTCCCGTCTCGCCGTTTCCGAAGAGGAAGCGCAAAAGATGATGGGCGAGCTGAACGGCATTCTCGGTTTTGTCGAGCAGCTGTCGGAAGTGAATGTGAAGGATGTCGAGCCGATGACTTCGGTCACGCCCATGGTCATGCGCAAGCGCGCCGACGTCGTCAACGATGGCGACAAGGCCGCTGACATCGTCGCCAATGCGCCGTCCACGACCGAGAATTTCTTCATGGTGCCGAAAGTGGTCGAATAA
- a CDS encoding aspartyl/glutamyl-tRNA(Asn/Gln) amidotransferase subunit A — MTELTKLTIAEARAKLTAKEISAVELTDAYLAAIEAVNPVINAYVTVTPDKAREMAKASDARIAAGKAGALEGIPLGIKDLFATRDVHTQACSHILDGFKPKYESTVSQNLWDDGAVMLGKLNMDEFAMGSSNESSYYGPVINPWKAEGSNQQLVPGGSSGGSAAAVAAQLCAGATATDTGGSIRQPAAFTGTVGIKPTYGRCSRWGIVAFASSLDQAGPIARDVRDAAILLKSMASVDAKDTTSVDLPVPDYEAAIGKSLKGMKIGIPNEYRVEGMPEEIEKVWQQGMQWLKDAGAEIVNISLPHTKYALPAYYIVAPAEASSNLARYDGVRYGLRVDGKDIVDMYEKTRAAGFGKEVKRRIMIGTYVLSAGYYDAYYLQAQKVRTLIKRDFEIAFANGVDAILTPATPSSAFGIADEDLASDPVKMYLNDIFTVTVNMAGLPGMSVPAGLDHKGLPLGLQLIGKPFEEETLFKTAHVIEQAAGRFSPKKWW; from the coding sequence ATGACCGAACTGACAAAGCTCACGATTGCCGAAGCCCGCGCCAAGCTCACCGCCAAGGAAATTTCCGCCGTCGAGCTGACAGACGCCTATCTTGCCGCCATCGAAGCGGTGAACCCGGTGATCAACGCCTATGTCACCGTGACGCCGGACAAGGCGCGCGAGATGGCCAAGGCCTCCGACGCCCGCATCGCCGCCGGCAAGGCTGGCGCGCTGGAAGGCATTCCGCTCGGCATCAAGGACCTCTTCGCCACGCGCGATGTCCACACCCAGGCCTGCTCGCATATCCTCGATGGCTTCAAGCCGAAATACGAATCGACCGTCAGCCAGAACCTCTGGGACGACGGCGCCGTGATGCTCGGCAAGCTGAACATGGACGAATTCGCCATGGGCTCGTCCAACGAGAGCTCCTATTACGGCCCCGTTATCAACCCGTGGAAGGCTGAAGGTTCCAACCAGCAGCTCGTTCCCGGTGGCTCCTCGGGCGGCTCGGCCGCCGCCGTTGCAGCCCAGCTTTGCGCCGGCGCCACCGCCACCGACACCGGCGGCTCTATCCGCCAGCCGGCGGCCTTCACCGGCACCGTCGGCATCAAGCCGACCTATGGCCGCTGCTCACGCTGGGGTATCGTCGCCTTCGCCTCCTCGCTCGATCAGGCCGGCCCGATCGCCCGCGACGTGCGCGATGCTGCAATCCTGTTGAAGTCCATGGCCAGCGTCGACGCCAAGGACACGACCTCCGTTGACCTGCCGGTTCCGGACTACGAAGCCGCCATCGGCAAGTCGCTGAAGGGCATGAAGATCGGCATTCCGAACGAATACCGCGTCGAAGGCATGCCGGAAGAGATCGAAAAGGTCTGGCAGCAGGGGATGCAGTGGCTGAAGGATGCGGGCGCCGAGATCGTCAACATCTCGCTGCCGCACACCAAGTATGCCCTGCCGGCCTATTACATCGTGGCCCCGGCCGAAGCTTCATCCAACCTTGCCCGCTACGACGGCGTGCGCTACGGCCTGCGCGTCGACGGCAAGGACATTGTCGACATGTATGAAAAGACGCGCGCTGCCGGCTTTGGCAAGGAAGTCAAGCGCCGTATCATGATCGGCACCTATGTTCTCTCTGCCGGTTACTACGACGCCTATTACCTCCAGGCGCAGAAGGTTCGCACCCTGATCAAGCGCGACTTCGAGATCGCCTTTGCCAACGGCGTCGACGCGATCCTGACGCCCGCCACCCCGTCGTCCGCCTTCGGCATTGCCGATGAGGACCTCGCCTCCGATCCGGTCAAGATGTACCTCAACGACATCTTCACGGTGACCGTCAACATGGCAGGCCTCCCCGGCATGTCCGTCCCCGCCGGCCTCGATCACAAGGGCCTGCCGCTCGGTCTCCAGCTCATCGGCAAGCCGTTCGAGGAAGAGACGCTGTTCAAGACGGCACATGTGATCGAGCAGGCGGCCGGAAGGTTCTCGCCGAAGAAGTGGTGGTAA